One segment of Macrotis lagotis isolate mMagLag1 chromosome 1, bilby.v1.9.chrom.fasta, whole genome shotgun sequence DNA contains the following:
- the SMIM23 gene encoding small integral membrane protein 23 isoform X3, whose protein sequence is MIRLQSILLLLIFFLYMSMWLSGKNWESSERIQECNYYQNHGVSKNLENQLKDQSKKPIKAMGLWLSESLDVLQEKLEQELRVLEQQVKDLEEWLDYHLKDLGSEEECITFTI, encoded by the exons AGCATCCTGttattgctgatttttttcttgtacATGAGCATGTGGCTTTCAG GAAAAAACTGGGAGAGCTCAGAAAGGATCCAAGAATGTAATTACTACCAGAATCATGGAGTTTCCAAG AACCTTGAGAATCAACTCAAGGACCAATCGAAGAAACCAATCAAGGCTATGGGATTGTGGTTGAGTGAGAGCCTAGATGTCCTTCAGGAGAAACTGGAGCAGGAATTAAGGGTCCTGGAACAACAGGTGAAAGATCTGGAAGAATGGCTAGATTATCACTTAAAGGATCTGGGGTCAGAAGAAGAGTGTATAACCTTCACAATATAA